The genome window TGCCCACTCTGGCTCTGACTTGTTGGGATGCCACCTTCGACATACTGACATGCCAGTGATAGATACGCCGCGCCACGAAGGAATAACAGCTGAGATTCTAAACTACTCGGTTGATCTTTCTCAGATGGGGTGATGTCTTGACGCCATCGTCTGCCTCGATGTGCATACTGGGACTCGAGTTCGTTGCCACTGAGTCGATGGGGTTGCTGATGTATTCGACACACTGTGAGAGCGACTGTCAAGTCATGAGCCGCACCTTCGAAATCCTCCTTGAAAGTTTTGACGATTGCACGCGTTCGGAGAGCTTCGCCTTCGTTGGGCCTCTCGGATATGATGTCTGTCAAGGGCTGAAGACTAGTAGACTCTGCCAACTGGCGGGAGGGTATTTTCTCATGAAAGAAATGTACATATTTGGCATCTTGATCCTGTGGGTTACGCAACAGCACCAGCGCCCCAATCTCATCAATCGGTGAAGCACCCTGCATTGTTGCAACGCTGCAAGCAATTTCATCTAGATGGTATGCACGGCTAAGCTTCTGGCTTGCCTGCTCCCTCATCCGAAACTTGCGCTCGCGGCTCAATCTTGTCCCATGTCCTGGCCCTGTCATTCCCAACACAGACATAGAAGATGCGCCGGGTAGTCCACCATGCACGTTAGTCAACACGGGTGAGGCAATGTCACTAGCAGCTCTCACGGCGAGATTGGTGGCTTCGTCGACGAGACGGCGAATCTTCAGTAGGTCATAGAGGACGGCAGGGTCAATAGGACACGGCCGGGGGGTATTGTAGTTGATGTTGGCAATTGTTTCGAGGATTTCGATAGGCATTTGGAGCCAAGGACCGTGGAAAGAGGATATGTATCGCCAATGCCTAAGGTAGAGCGTCAACGCCGTAATCGAATGGATCGCAAATGGCCACTTTGCAAGAAAATCAGCGGCGCATAACCAAACCTACTTGTTCCGGCAAATGTTAAGTGTCTGgaaagacgaagacgaggaagaagaacctTCTTTCGACGTCTTtggtttcttcttttgactCCCTCCGTTTGTATCCATAGTATTTGAGGTTTGTGGATGCGTTTGCGAAGCGTTGTCCAGGGTCGCATTCTGCCCCTCACCACCAGGAGTCTGGTTGCCTTTTTTCTTTGCCATTTTTTGTACTGAAATAGCGGCGTAGGCGAAAAGTGCGAGCAGATGCCTTGTGCGCTGGTATAAAATCTGGAGACCCCCGAACCGGCTTGATCGCAGACCGCAATGCGTAGATCGATAAAGGGTGTATTCTGGTATCGAAGACGTGGGGTAAGTGTAAAGAATCTAGTTGCGACGATTGCATGAGGGACGAGATGAAAAAGCTAAGAAATTTCTACTATATTGATGTTGGCTgggagagaggaagagagagcTCTTAAGAATTTTGTGGTCCAAAAACAATAAAATGGTCAGACTGCTATTGTGCTCGAACGCAGGCAATCGTCGTCTTTTTCTGTAGTAAAGTAAGGTGGTTTGGATATGATGCAAATCACGTGAAGGCAGAGTGCTGCGAAGTTGCTGAGGAAGGTGCTTTTCAACGATAAGCGAAGGGTAAGGTAACCGGCAGCAACCTGGAATGGAAGCTGCCTTTCCTTAGTAAGGTGTTTGTCAAATTGAAAATATGGATCTGATATCTCTTACAAGTGTACCAGTACTTAAATGTCATCGTTGGGCTATCTTTGTCACGAAAGGTCATGCTCAGAGATCTTTTAGGTCTTGTCTGATCGTCTTTTCTTTAAAAGCCCTTGTTCCGTGAATGTATTGTCCCTGgcgagaagatgaagacagaATTCGAAGCATGTACAAAGACGGAACGTCTCTGCAATTCTGTGACTGTTGGATAATTGACTCAGCATGACCCGAGATAcgttttttttattatctcAAGGAAATATAAAAGCATTAACTTAGGTAGATTAGGAAGTGATGAAGGTGTAGGTGAGTATAGATATTCCCATATGAGACCTATCCCCAGCGGCTTATGTCGACAAAGACACAAAAACCACACCAATTTCACACAAAGCTCCTTTGATGCACACCGAACTTTTCAGTTCACTCCTCATATAAATTCAAATAAACATCAAGCCCTTCCACCACATATTTCAATGCTCATAAACAAGGTCGCGCTCACTAAACTCCTTTTCGGATGTAAGATAGGGGAACTTCTCCCGTAGCGGCAAATCCTTTGCTGTTCCAAGCAATCGTGGTATTGGTGCGCTTTTTGTGCTGAACTCGTTGGAAAGAAATGATATGAAGGCCTGTATATCTCGCTTCGTCGTCATGGGACCGAGACTCGCGCGAACGATTCTGCTCCTGTCAGTCGATGAATTTGATGATAATGGTGAAACATACCCTGTTGGCTTATTATGTATGACTGCCATCTCACTCGATCCACAGGCGTGTCCGCTTGAGAAGATTCTGTCCCATTCCCAGTCCTCATAGTCCAAGGCTTTAGCGACACCACCAGGGCAGCAAACGCCTGAAGCATAATCGTCAGCAGTGTTAACATGAACCCAGATGATGTCCTTACCTCCTGCTCGTATGTATACTCCAGCGCTATTGGCAAGCCTCTCTACCTCCGTCCAGGGGATATATGAACCATCCTCTTTCATAATGTTGAAGGCAAAAGTTGGCCCTTGAAGTGAAGGGTCGCCATACATGAATGGGCTATCAACATATAGCTCGATCAATGGAGATCCGTTTCGGTGCTTCAGATCCACAAGACGTTCATATAAGTAGCGAGCGAGATAACAGCAATGACGAGATATCATATCCTGCGACCAACCGTCAGTTAATCCCAATTTTAAAGTGTCATGACAACTCACCATTGAGCCATAAAGCCTTAGGTGTGTATCGATGGCGACTCCAAGCGCCAAGATACTGTGAAATGGCAGTGTGCCATCCTCGACACCTTCATGTATATCCCATATTTTATGCAGATCCCCCAGCCCGGGAACTTTCTTCATAACCCGGGAGTCTTTTGAGGGGGATAACTGAGCAATTGTTCCTCCGCCAAAGTATCTCCTCAGGTTCAGTATATGTCCGGATGCCCGCCTGACAACCAAGGCTCCCAAATCAGGGAAGCCAAATATCTTGTAAAACGAAAGGCAAGTGAAGTCGGGTGCATCCATCGGATCGTGGAAAAGGGAGCTGAGGGAGCTAGTCATAGCGAGAGCTGCAGCATCGAAAAGGGTATAGACATTTCGAAGTTGAGGGTGTTGCCGTATTCTTTTCGACCAGTCCTGTGGTAACCGGCGTCCACTAAGATTGGACTGGCCTGGATATGCGAACAAGCCCAGACTGGTCGATTTTCCTCTCCGGGACTGGCAGCTGAAAGGCCGCGAGATCCATTCTTCAacactctcatcatcttcgaaACAATGATAGTCCCCAGACGTAAGTGCGCGAACCCCGATAATACTCGTGTGGGCTTCTTTGTGACATCCATACCAGAAACCCTTGGTAGGGGTCTTCTCTCCGATGTCCCGAAACGCGTCAGCAACGAGCTTGATAGCAGCCGTAGCATTGGCGACGAAGACCAGGTCGAAATACTTTGGATCAGCACCAAGGAAATCAAGAGCTTTTGCACGAATATTATCAATCATATCACCCGACAACTTTGCCGGGAGATTCTCTGAGTGCGGATTACCCCAGAGGTTACCAATCATTGCTTGGGAGAAGCCGGTTATAAGTGATCGCGCATATATGGTAGCTCCTCCATGATCAAGATAAGCCCCTGTAAGCAAGCGTCAGCGGATCTGGGGATGAAGAACCAAGGAGTGAGACTGGCACACCTTGTACCATGTTAGGATATTCATATTCTCGAAAATCCTCGACCGATAAGTTGTATTCCATGTCTGGGGAACGTATATCTCGCTCTGAACGCTGTTCGAGCGCTGTATTTGTGTCTACCTGAGCACGTAGTCAGTCTCCTTTCAAGATAGACAGATTGGTGGCTCTGGATTACAAAGCTGACGTACCATGACTGAGGGGGACATGGAGGCAGTTGATGTACAAGCAGCTGTGTTTGGGAAGGGAGAAAGACTTCCCCGAGTATTGACGGAAGATGAGACAGTCTCGGAAGATAAACAAATCTTCAACGATAAGTACCATCGAGATCGGTTAACAAGTACTTTAATTGACTTTGCAAGCAAGGAACCATGGTCAAGGGATATCCGGGGATAAATCACCACCTGGCTCACAGCCACTCACCAACCAGAATCAATATATGACACAACTCTGATCAGATCAGCCCGGTTCCTCGGCTTGGCCTGCATCTGTATCTGCACGTCCAAGCTAGGGCAGTTTCTCTTTTTGACCCTTTCCATGTGATAGAACATTCCCGAAGTGAATACTAGTCAGCTACCCAAGGCCAAATCAAGGAAGCAATGCTGATTGCAGTAACAAGGGTTTGAAGAGACTTTAGCCAAGGGCTGCTTGACTTCTCAAAGGTTGAGAACCTTGGACCTTGCTTGAATGTTAGCTGATGCTttccatgttgatgagctgagCAGCCTGGGTTCCAGCtgaaagaagagatggatgcTGCTAAAATCCTTAGGCTTGGCTGGTCAGCTCTAGTGATTCTTACGTGCGCTAGGGCCGGGCCTCGAGAACGATGATTTGGGGGCAGAAGTGCACTAAAATAGATGCAGGAGATCCATGGTTGCTCAGCATCCACTCCAAACGTTGCGCGCAATCCCAGTCTTGATGCGAGCAGGGGGGTAATAGAATCCGGAATCTTCTATAGCAATCGACTGATTGCGCTACTCAACGAAGCTACAAGAAACAGTGCTTAAGATTGATATTAATGCCTCACTTATCACATCTTTCTCATGAAAAGTGGTTCGCCGTTGATTCTTGAAAGCCCTGGACGCATAAATTGATAACTTCGGTGGAAAAGTACAGCTACCCGCGAGTGTGTCAAGCTTCCTCACAAGGAATTCAGCTGATAACAGTTAGAGCAGCTTAAATCAAAAGGTCAAGGAGTTTTTACAAAGGGCTCCATCAAACTACTCAAGTGAATGAAATGAGAGCTTCCGAGATTTCCATTCAAGAATTAGATCAGCATTTTCTTATACGTACCTTGATATTTATCAACTGGCTACCATAAGATGCCTACATACCTACTTAGGTAATTCATAGGTCAGTGACAACTAGCACATCTGCGCCGTACAATACTGGCCACCAACCCGTTACCCCTAACCGCCGATTTGCATTAATATTCACTTGGACATGCGCCACAGCCATCAAGATAGGTTTCAAATAGGATTCTTTTATTATGTCTGTTTGTCAACAAACTAGAACACCCTGCAGCTCGTATCAAGCAAGCTTTGTTAAAGGGAACAGCAATCTGCCTCCAGACAAGAATTTTCAATATTCTCAACGAACTGAAATCGCCCCTCGCATCAAATCCAGTTTCATTATTCACCCCCCTCACATCGCAAGAATGAGAGCAAAGACACCGGCCAGAGCAAGGTTGATTGGGAGCGTAGCAGACGAGGCACCGTTGGGACTAACAACGCTAGTCTCAGTAGAAATAGGTTTGCcgccagtgccagtgccagtgccagtgccagtgccagtgcctGATGGAGTAGGAGTGTTCGTCTCAGGGTTGACAGTCTCAGTCGGAGTAGGGAGGTAAGCTGGGGCAGTGAAATTCGAGTCGATAACACCCGGGTTCAAGTTAACAAAGTTGGCGCATGTCAGACGGGTCTTGTTGGCGTAATGAAGAACAAAGGACCGGTTGCCAAAGTAGGCCCCGATACCTTCCTTGGTCGAGGCGTAGTAGTCGATGTAGTCAGCTGTGAAGGGGTCGCTGGTGATCTTTCCATGCTTTCCACTGTTGTCTCCAACCTGACAAGAGGCAGGTTTCTCAGGGTCACAGGGAGGCTCCTCGCCACGAGCGAAAGGGTCGAGATGGGCGAGAGTGGCGGTACAGTTGCCATTATCGGGAACAGGTTCAACGTGGATGTGGTATGCTATGGCAAAGTCAGCTACAGTCTGGTTGAGCGATAGTCGAAGAATTACTGAAGGGACCTCCCTCCTTGGGAAGGTTGCTGAACTGGACCTTGAACTGGACGCCGTGTCCATCACTCGGAGCTTCAGCCTGGATAAACCCCTTCACATTGCCGTCGATTGCGGCATCTTTAAAGAAAGGCTCCTTGGGAAGGGTAGCCTTGTATTTGACACCAATAGGGTTGTCGTTGACTCTGGGAGCATCGTGAGGGTCATCCTGGCCAATAACCTGTCCGGCAAGCGCCGAGAATAAGACGGCCACGATAGCTTGAGTGCGCATCTTGAGTGAGATGGTAAAGCTGTGCAATATATGTAGGCAATGCTGTGTGTAAGGCAAGCAGGTGCGACTAAAGACCGTCGAGGCGAAGTAGGATCTCGATATTAGAAGTATACGAGCGAGCGAAATGACCACTAGGGCCCGACAGAATTATTTAGGTGCTGAGACTGGCTCAAAAGTGAATCAACGGATCCAGTCTTaggttgagatgagatgatgaacgGCAGTGAAATTGacagtggcagtggcagcCGAAGCTATATATAGCGTGGGCGCTGAAGCTTGCCAAGAGCGCCATCACTAGGTGATAATCCTAGAGGATAAATGAACATGGATTGGCCAAAATGTAAGCAGCTCTCAGTACAAGCCGCATAAACGAGGAAATGCTAAAGTTCCCAATCCGTGTTGGGCAAAGCCTGGTATGAATTTGTGCAGCAAGCAGCAACCAAAAAGAGGCTCTTCACCTCCATTCCCAATGAAAGAATTGCCTAGCAAATAACGTGGGGGAGAGACGATCCATTCTAGGCCCGGTAGCAAGCAATAGTCTCCCTGTGCCGAGAGATCTGTCCAACGATTGGTGGTCACAGGGGACAGCCCGTATTCACGAGCGACGTGGCTTAGGCTTTGCTTGTTTCAACGGACACGACGCCATGCGTTTGTTCACCTTTTGATTCAACGGCTATGACGGCCAAGCACAGCATGGGGCACCAGCGGACAGCTTAAGCCCCTTTGAAAGCTCTTCGGCACACGGAACCCCGTGTTTGCCAGGAGGGTGCTGGGGTCGGCGCATCGCTGACAGGCGACAGACGGCCAACAAGCAACAAGGGAGGGTTGCGTAACCTCACACGGCGTCTAAAAGCAACATCCATTTTTACTAAGCCCTGGCTTGAGATCTTGCTGTTTGTGTCGCTGTTGCACAACAAGCAAAACGAGTGCGTAATGATGGCATCACAAATTTCCTTTTGATGAGATGCTCTCAACTTCCGAGCCTTGGTATTGCCTCATTAGGGCCACTTATCTAAAGTCTCTGACAAGGCCGTCATCTGACGGAATGGAACCCTCCGTGGTAACTCTCTTGATCATCAGCTTGGCGATCATAAGCATGGCGCTTGCATGTTTTGTCttgtttcgtttcgtttcgtttcgtgTTGAGCTCTGGGCAGAGGTGTGCCTGGAGCTATTGGAGCGTGAAGCACAGAGCTCAAATGCCAAGGTCGCTTAAGACACCAATACATTTCCGTTATTCTAGTTAGAGGCTCAACCTTTTTGGTAGGCTCCAATGTAGTCACCATTTAATATACTACGTAACTACATTACCACGAGATTAGTAGTTCAGTTAACCTCTGTGATCAAGAACAATCAGAGAAATAGTTACGCAGTTTTAGTGGTCATGGCTAGACCATACACCTGGTTGGTTGTATCTCGGGTTTCAGAATATTCCAACTGCACGCCATGATTCTGGTTGCCTCTCGTCAGCCAAGATAATATCTCAATTTCAATGTTACACTTCTCCGAGCCCGGATTCCGGCTTGAGGAAGATCAGTCAACTATTCTTTCGGATTTCACAAGGTTCACATCCTAGACCATCCGTGTAAGTCAGCATCTAAACATTGATTTGTGGAGATTTTGGTTAGCACTGTCTGCTCAACTGCGTAGCCAGCATCAGACCAAATTAGGGGAAAAACAAAGCTGAACAAACACTGAGACATGCATCTTGCACTGATAGTCTAAGGTAATACACACCGAAAAATTTCAAGGCGTACCTAGCCGTCCCTGCCTGGTCAAGATCTAGCTGGGTTTCTAGTGATACAGTGGCGCATCCAACATGTGGCGGTGCTTGTGGCTCATTCCCCAGCCTTGTTGCTGAGGCAGGAAAGGAGCTAAACGGCGACACATTGACGCATtaccaccagcagcaacggaGCTATAGTTACCTAGTATCAACGTCGCAAACAACAATCCATCACCACCACACTCATAACGATACATCGATTGGCCAGCCATACTTGAGCTCTTTCCAGATACGCCCATCATGAAGCCCGTCGTCAGCGCCTTCAACGCGTGGTCATGGTTTGCCAATTCCTTTGAACTGCTTTGGtttgatcatgatgatgctaACATGAAACTTCCAGCACCGTTCTCTCCGTTTTCGCCATTGTTATTCTCAGCGCTCTCGCAGGTCTCTATCGAAGCAACCATGAAGAATTCACGGGTGGCGTAGATGATCCCGAAGATGGCAAGGCAGTTTCAgacaccatcttcatcgccgTCCTCGTCTACGTTGTACGTCCTTCCACGATCAAACGGATTGGCCATCCGCAACCCGAACCCAATCTTGCATCTTGCTGACAGCAATAGGCTTTCTTCGTCTTTTGTGGCTTCCAAGGATTCCTCCATACCCGAGAAAGCCGTCGAGGCGCGATCGCTCTGTAACAATACTATCGATCAGCGAGCAGAGCACGACACGGAACCTGGCGTTCTGGGGATTTTTATTGATTTGAGTTTGGAATGGCATTGTATTTGAAAGACAAGCATTATAGTTGCGTGGGCAAAAGAGAAGATCAGCATGGGACGATGATCAAGACGACGCGTATACTGTCCAAAGGCACGCGATGTACAGAATATTCTTTGGCTTAGACGGTTTATTAAGTTTTGCTTCCTACTATTCATCCTGCAATGTAACATActgtcttgtgtggctcAAATAATATTACTATGTTGAATGACCCGGCCAGCGCTACGTATGTTCAAGCTTGGTTGGCTGTACTAAAGCTGTTTTTGAATGACCACCGTTTCGGTATCTCAATTAAAAGTGTCCAACCGTAAGTGCGCAGGTGGGAGGGGAAACGGATGCCTCGCGATGTATCCGTATTCCGTACAACAATGGGATTCCCTGGTCAGGAGCATCGGCCGGACACCACGATTAGGCGACGGGCCGTCACAGTGGGGCCGGTCCGGATGGTGCCGAGCGGATGAAAGCCATCGGTGGCCGTCCGAAAGTTCCATTGTTTGCAACTTTCTACGTCACAGCAATCTCATCGGCATTGGGCTTTTGAGCAAAGTACCGCACATGTGCGCCCCTCttttcaacaagaagatcgtCATGTTCGCGTGAAGATAGCGAAAAGGTCATAAATATCTTGCCAGTTTCTGCCGTCATAAGCCAGCGTACGACCATGACGATTGGTCGATAGCTCGATCTTTCTATAAACTGATAGAGGAGCTCCCACATCATGGAAAGCCAGACGCCAGATTAGAGAAAGAGTTGTCCGCATGGATGCTCATTTTTGCTTGGCTGGCCCCGTTAATGTGACAAAGAAATGTGCAACCCTGACTGTAGTGTCGTCATCGATCGATCTTCATCAGAATTCGGATTGAATGCTCCGTGTGTTCTTATACGACGAGTATTAAAAAGAGGAGGCTCTTCCGAGTAACTTGGAAAGAACTTTCAATTCCCTCCAGCCCGAGAAGTTAATTGCACAATTGACTATAATCCAGCCACTAAAATGACGACCCAGAACTTCAAGAATGGTGGGTTCTCCCTCGCCACTCTCTACAATTCAACGACACAGCAACTGACCAAGCATTAGAGAAGGATATCCCCGTCTCTCACCAGGACTTCCCTGGTACTGAGAGGGAGATGCCTAACCCCAAAGCCACCCGTGACGAACTACCTGAGGCCGGCGGCAATTCGAGGACATATCAAGGCTCTGGAAAGCTCAAAGGCAAGAAGGCACTGATCACTGGAGGCGACAGTGGCATTGGTGCTGCTTCTGCTCTTCTGTTCGGCCGGGAGGGCGTTTCGGATATTGTCATTGCTTATctaccagaagaagagaaggatgctcAGGACACCAAAAAGCAGGTTGAGAACGAGGGCGCCAAGGTCCATCTTATCTCTCTTGACCTCTCGAAACAAGAGAATTGCAAGAAACTTGTTGACTTTGCCGTGGAGAAAATGAACGGGATTGACATTCTATTCAACAATGCAGCTTGTAGGTTTATCTGACAGTATCGACCATATCGACCATATCTGACAATCGATCTAGACCAGATGATGGTCCAGGATATCAAAGACCTCCCCGAGGAGCAATGGATTCacaccttcaacatcaacatccactCCTTCTTCTATATCTCTAAATACGCCCTCCCTCACATGAAGACAGGAGCTACTATTATTAACAATGCTTCCATCAACGCCTACATCGGTCGCCCTGATCTCCTCGATTACACATCCACAAAGGGTGCGATTGTTTCATTCACACGCGGTCTCAGCAATCAATATGTCGGCAAGGGTATTCGTGTTAATGCTGTCGCTCCTGGACCCGGTATGTTAAGCCGATCTCATCAATGTATGATACAACTAACAATGCATAGTTTGGACACCTCTCATTCCCGCCACAATGGACGACGAAGCGCAGAAGCAGTTCACAAGCCCCATGGGACGACCTGCTCAGCCATCAGAGATTGCTACGTGCGTGGTCTTCCTGGCGTCGAGTGACAGCTCGTGTGTTAGTGGACAGACCATCCACTGCAATGGCGGTACCATTGTCAATGGTTAAAATTGGGAGAAAGCAGAATGACCGAGTAATGACATTGATGAAACATTAATCTAGAAAAAATACTGCACCTTGGTTCCATCACCCCGAAAGGCATTTAAGTGTACAGTGCGGTGTCTTAATAAAATTACACTGTACCTAGTCCCTATGCGACGACTTCCCTCATCAATCCCAATTCCACCTTGTGAATGACCCTCTGACAATGAATATTCTTCAAATTTCAGCTTCGTCGTACTCCTCTTAAACTCTCATATCTTATTTCAGAGAGTTTGTTCGGGGTTATTCCCACTTGTCCCCTCACCACTCTCAACAACCTGTGagccttcaagctcaagagctGACATGAGATGAGCAACTCAAGACAATCACCAGTTCATTTCCAAGATACAGCTCGACATGAGACTCATAAACACACATACTTTTCAACTTGAGTTTTATCCTGGCGGATCGCGTCGATATGCCATCCTATCCCATGTCTGGGGTGACGATGAGGTCACTTTTCAAGATGTTGCTTCAGGTGATCCCGAGGAAGCGCTTCATCTTGAACGCTATAGCAAGCTGCGCGAGAGCTGTAGAATGGCACGCTCTTTGAAGTTGGATTATTTATGGATAGATACTTGCTGTATCGATAAAAGCAGCAGCGCCGAGCTTTCGGAAGCTATCAACTCGATGTTTCGTTGGTATGCTGAATCGACCATCTGTATCGCCTTTCTTGAAGACGTTCCCTCCTCAGAGTCTGAAGAGGAACAGAGAAAGACATTTGCAACCAGTCGTTGGTTTACCAGAGGCTGGACACTTCAAGAGCTCATCGCACCGGGAAAGGTCATTTTCTACGGACAAGGCTGGCAGCGGCTGGGTAGCAGATCTGAGCTCAAAGAAGATATAAAGAGTGTCACTGGGATTGATTATGAGCTTCTCGACGCAACACATCATATGGCGGAGATCAGGCAAAGTCAGCTTGGTGAGTTTTCAGTCGCCCAGAAGATGTTCTGGGCTGCTGGGCGCGAAACAACGAGGCCAGAAGACATCGCTTATTGCTTGCTGGGTATATTCGATATTAACATGCCTTTGCTCTATGGGGAAGGTCAAGTCAAAGCTTTCAAGCGGTTACAAGAAGAGATTCTTAAATCTACCGATGATGAGTCAATTTTTGCTTGGCGGCAGCCTCGATATCGGGTCGAAGGAAAAACGTATTGGAGCCTTCTTGCAAACAGCCCTTCAGCTTTCGATCTCGGCCAGACCTCAAAAGATCTCAATGGCCTGGTGCCTAGGAGATCCAAATACCTATCACTTAGGTCAGGAAGTTCAATGTCTATGACAAACCGTGGACTGGATTTAGAGCTTCCATTAACGCCGTTCCCAATCGATACGTCAGGGACCAttttcttggccttcttgaactGCGAGTTTCGAAGAGGCCAGACATCTATCAACCCGGCTATCCTCCTTCAGAGGGCAGCGTGGGACAGAAACTCACATTTTGTGCGAATTCGACCAGACATATTAGCGTTGTCCATGATGAACAGCATCATTCTTCCCGATGAACTCTTGAACATGATACGAAGTGGTCAAAAAGATGTTTTGCAGGAGGCCATTCCACGACAGATCTTCGTACCACATAACACCCCGGACCTACGATATTTGAAGGGTGTGATATTTCGCCCAGAGATGAAGGGCCTTGCAAAGGAGAGTAGGATGGTTGTCAGAGTGCGTTCACGATCACCAACATGGCAATATTTTGTCGATGCTCGAAGTGGCCCCTCGACCACGCCAGAATCATATGAGATTAACTTTGACCTAGCACCTGGTCCTTCACTTGGATCATTACAAGCATCCATAGTTCTGGGAGTGTTGGAACTTGACCTAGGCAGCTCAGATTCCATGCAGTGCTTGGTCATGGGATTAGAGCCCTTGCCTCCAAACCCTTTTCAAACGATGCCTCTTTACTTCTTACCGTGGTACGCATTTGAAGAACAGACTTGGATTGCAAAGCAGGACTTTTCAAGAGTTCTGGACAAAACACAGCGAAGGCTGGAGTGGAGAGTTCCAGATATCGTGACGGCGAAACTTGGAATTGAGAGCAGGTATTCGAGTTTATTCTACAGTTTGACTCTGGAGATTGAGAATAGCCGGAAAGTCAATACCTGGTTTTGAGGACAGAGACAGACTTGGTTCGGGATTTCGCTTGTTACTATTATACAGGAACATCTGTCATTTCCAGCTTGGTATGAACTGCTTCTGGCACCTCGAACGGCCTCTCCTCGAATATCAGACCCATACTCAGCAGTTCTTCGTCGGTGATACCTGGCCGCTCATCGATCACTCTCTTCAGCTCACGTGCCTTATCCGTGaca of Fusarium oxysporum Fo47 chromosome I, complete sequence contains these proteins:
- a CDS encoding pyridoxal phosphate-dependent transferase, with the translated sequence MEYNLSVEDFREYEYPNMVQGAYLDHGGATIYARSLITGFSQAMIGNLWGNPHSENLPAKLSGDMIDNIRAKALDFLGADPKYFDLVFVANATAAIKLVADAFRDIGEKTPTKGFWYGCHKEAHTSIIGVRALTSGDYHCFEDDESVEEWISRPFSCQSRRGKSTSLGLFAYPGQSNLSGRRLPQDWSKRIRQHPQLRNVYTLFDAAALAMTSSLSSLFHDPMDAPDFTCLSFYKIFGFPDLGALVVRRASGHILNLRRYFGGGTIAQLSPSKDSRVMKKVPGLGDLHKIWDIHEGVEDGTLPFHSILALGVAIDTHLRLYGSMDMISRHCCYLARYLYERLVDLKHRNGSPLIELYVDSPFMYGDPSLQGPTFAFNIMKEDGSYIPWTEVERLANSAGVYIRAGGVCCPGGVAKALDYEDWEWDRIFSSGHACGSSEMAVIHNKPTGIVRASLGPMTTKRDIQAFISFLSNEFSTKSAPIPRLLGTAKDLPLREKFPYLTSEKEFSERDLLFHLVPHAIVATRFFTLTPRLRYQNTPFIDLRIARTRHLLALFAYAAISVQKMAKKKGNQTPGGEGQNATLDNASQTHPQTSNTMDTNGGSQKKKPKTSKEGSSSSSSSFQTLNICRNKHWRYISSFHGPWLQMPIEILETIANINYNTPRPCPIDPAVLYDLLKIRRLVDEATNLAVRAASDIASPVLTNVHGGLPGASSMSVLGMTGPGHGTRLSRERKFRMREQASQKLSRAYHLDEIACSVATMQGASPIDEIGALVLLRNPQDQDAKYVHFFHEKIPSRQLAESTSLQPLTDIISERPNEGEALRTRAIVKTFKEDFEGAAHDLTVALTVCRIHQQPHRLSGNELESQYAHRGRRWRQDITPSEKDQPSSLESQLLFLRGAAYLSLACQYVEGGIPTSQSQSGHADSHSPDEAFDPEVSSRKSPEIEEKSLREQAEARKLVKKYAKWALRDLLTFMSHFEYAPNLPSSIAKDFNDRVNSSAKGTRHPRPSEATYSLEPHTTYAISELFAAVPPSDLPPYPNQEVKNSNGKTQPSDMPQTCEWSTYHPLMADALHSLLLCHCLTQTSAKELQRHTYMAARLIRLADGYPVFQPSRSAARSDWVEILRRADDNWLQLSASWETLCIPAPLPFLYDTLPQDVSKMHIGASRKEAAAAAASLINGGSDNARPAVLSPADKRRQRKREHDQRVYEALNDERVCDDATFRASIEAREKRDEKERAATAAAANGSSSNATSTNNSGLKGWSDDDSKDYPLCSVRASLIAQWVQKAPIVTGTTRRKKRTKKTVSRAASLAGLPEKRNLEDGK
- a CDS encoding superoxide dismutase, coding for MRTQAIVAVLFSALAGQVIGQDDPHDAPRVNDNPIGVKYKATLPKEPFFKDAAIDGNVKGFIQAEAPSDGHGVQFKVQFSNLPKEGGPFTYHIHVEPVPDNGNCTATLAHLDPFARGEEPPCDPEKPASCQVGDNSGKHGKITSDPFTADYIDYYASTKEGIGAYFGNRSFVLHYANKTRLTCANFVNLNPGVIDSNFTAPAYLPTPTETVNPETNTPTPSGTGTGTGTGTGTGGKPISTETSVVSPNGASSATLPINLALAGVFALILAM
- a CDS encoding heterokaryon incompatibility protein-domain-containing protein — protein: MRLINTHTFQLEFYPGGSRRYAILSHVWGDDEVTFQDVASGDPEEALHLERYSKLRESCRMARSLKLDYLWIDTCCIDKSSSAELSEAINSMFRWYAESTICIAFLEDVPSSESEEEQRKTFATSRWFTRGWTLQELIAPGKVIFYGQGWQRLGSRSELKEDIKSVTGIDYELLDATHHMAEIRQSQLGEFSVAQKMFWAAGRETTRPEDIAYCLLGIFDINMPLLYGEGQVKAFKRLQEEILKSTDDESIFAWRQPRYRVEGKTYWSLLANSPSAFDLGQTSKDLNGLVPRRSKYLSLRSGSSMSMTNRGLDLELPLTPFPIDTSGTIFLAFLNCEFRRGQTSINPAILLQRAAWDRNSHFVRIRPDILALSMMNSIILPDELLNMIRSGQKDVLQEAIPRQIFVPHNTPDLRYLKGVIFRPEMKGLAKESRMVVRVRSRSPTWQYFVDARSGPSTTPESYEINFDLAPGPSLGSLQASIVLGVLELDLGSSDSMQCLVMGLEPLPPNPFQTMPLYFLPWYAFEEQTWIAKQDFSRVLDKTQRRLEWRVPDIVTAKLGIESRYSSLFYSLTLEIENSRKVNTWF